In Mesorhizobium sp., the genomic stretch ACCTGGTGTTGCATCTGCGCGATATTTCGGACCCCGACACCGCGGCTCAGGCAGAGGACGTCGAGCGCATCCTCGCCGATCTCGGCGTCGACGCCGCTGACGGGCGGCGGGTGGTCGAGGTCTGGAACAAGGTAGACCTCCTTGATGAAGGCACGCGGCAGAAGCTGCTGGACGAGGGCCGGGCGCCGGACAAGGCGCCGCCCATCGCGATCTCCGCAATCACCGGGGAGGGAACCGCGCAGCTTCTCGACCTTATCGAAACGCGCATTTCAGGCGCGCTCAAACCTGCCACGGTGACAGTGCCCCCCGATCAGCTTGCCGTCGTCGACTGGCTCTACCGCAACGCCGCCGTGTTGTCGCGAAAAGACAATGATGACGGGTCGGTGACGCTCGAACTTCAGGCAACGCCGGCGGCCTTGGCCGAGATGGACGCCCGCACAAGGCATAAATAGCTTGTAATTCAACCCCTTAGGGTTTCATTTTCGCCTTCTGCCATAGCTCCTCCATTTCCTTAAGAGAAGCCGCTTCAAGGCTTGAATTCGCTTGATAAAGTGCGGTTTCGACATAGTGAAAACGCGAGCGGAACTTCTCGTTGGTTCCGGCAAGCGCGGATTCGGGGTCGACGCCAATATGGCGCCCGAGATTGACGATCGCGAACAGGACATCGCCGAACTCGTCGGCGATTTCCGGCTTGCGGTTCGACGCCATGGCGGCGCGCAGTTCGCCGATCTCTTCCTCGATCTTGTCGAGGATCGGCGCGGCCTCGCCCCAGTCGAAGCCGACCGTCGCTGCCTTCTGCTGCAGTTTCAACGCACGGGTGAGGGCGGGAAGCGCGACGGGAATGCCGTCGAGGAAGCCTTTTCCGTAGTCCTCCGGATCCTGACCGCGGCCGATCCGAGCGGCGCGCTTTTCGGCCTTTTCCTCCGCCTTGATCCGGTCCCACTGGCCCTTGGCGGAACCGGCCGCGCGCGCCTCGGCATCGCCGAAGACATGCGGGTGGCGGCGGATCATCTTGCTGGTAATGGCATGAACGACATCGCCGAAATCGAACTCGCCGGCCTCCTGCGCCATCCGCGAATGGAAGACGACCTGGAGAAGCAGGTCTCCCAGTTCGTCCCTGAGGTCGGTCATGTCATTGCGCGCGATCGCGTCCGAAACCTCGTAGGCCTCTTCGATCGTGTAGGGCGCGATGGTCGCGAAATCCTGTTCGAGGTCCCACGGACAGCCGGTGCCCGGCGTGCGCAGCGCGGTCATGATCTCGAGGAGGCGGGCGATGTCTTTGGAAGGTTGCATTTGTTCTCACACGCGCAATAGTTTGGTCCGACGCACCGGATCTCCCGGTTCGCAGGGGAGGTGACGAGGCGTGAAGTCCGGCCTGAAAGCCTTGACGCTGGGCATTCTGATGACCGCACCGAGCCTGTCCGACTCGGTCGCCAAAGTCACCTACAGCGAGAAGACGATCCACTATACGGTGAAGGGCAGGACCGGCCAGGAGATCTATTCGCAGATCTCGAAGAAAGGTCCCCTGCTCACCGGCCAACCCGATCACAAGGTAGCCACCACGACGATGGATTTCGACGTTCGCTGGGTTGACGCGGCAGTCAAGGGAAATCG encodes the following:
- the mazG gene encoding nucleoside triphosphate pyrophosphohydrolase, which gives rise to MQPSKDIARLLEIMTALRTPGTGCPWDLEQDFATIAPYTIEEAYEVSDAIARNDMTDLRDELGDLLLQVVFHSRMAQEAGEFDFGDVVHAITSKMIRRHPHVFGDAEARAAGSAKGQWDRIKAEEKAEKRAARIGRGQDPEDYGKGFLDGIPVALPALTRALKLQQKAATVGFDWGEAAPILDKIEEEIGELRAAMASNRKPEIADEFGDVLFAIVNLGRHIGVDPESALAGTNEKFRSRFHYVETALYQANSSLEAASLKEMEELWQKAKMKP